In Ferroacidibacillus organovorans, the genomic stretch CTGGTGCAAAATTCCGGTTTCTGTCGCAACGATAAACGTGTCGGAAGAGGACGTTTTTGCGTAGTCAAGCATGCCGCCTGTGGAGAGCAGATGTGTTTTGTCCTGCGGAAGAAGACCTTCCGCCAACATGTACATGCTCGACGTAGAACAGCCGCACTCTGGATGAATCAAGAGTTCGGCGCGCGGATGTGCCCTTGTCACGTTGTTTACGTCGGTCGGCGTGATGCCTGCGTGTACATGGCACTCGCCCAGCCAGATGTGCATGTTTTGTCGGCCGGTGACGCGCTGCACATAGGAACCGAGGAACATGTCAGGCAAAAAAAGAATCTCCCGGTCTTCGGGAATCGCTCGCACAACATTCACAGCGTTTGAAGACGTGCAGCAATAATCGCTCTCTGCCTTGACTTCCGCTGATGTGTTCACATAAGAAACGACGACAGCTCCCGGATGTTCCGCTTTCCACGCTTTGAGTTGTTCGACGTTGATGGAGTCTGCCAGCGAGCAGCCTGCCTCAAGATCAGGGAGGAGAACCGTCTTTTCCGGATTTAAGATCGAGGCTGTTTCTGCCATGAAATGAACACCACAAAAGACGATCACGTCGGCGTCTGTTTTAGCGGCGGCGCGCGCAAGTGCCAGGGAGTCTCCGAGAACGTCGGCGATGTCCTGGATCTCCGGGAGTTCGTAATTGTGAGCGAGAATGACCGCGTTTCGTTTTTCTTTCCACAGGCGGATTTCTTGTTGAAGCGCGGTGGCATGTTGGAGTGCGGACATGACGAATCCTCCCTTTTTCGGGGTGTACAGGCTGCATTCATAAAGGATCTATTGTTGTGTATATACAGATGAACATACTATGATGGATTGTTTGCGTCAAGGGTTGCTTGATGGCTGTAGAAGATGAAGAGGTGATGAAAGCGAATTCGTTGATTTTGGCTGATTTCGTTGTACAATCACATGTATATACATGTGCGGGATTAGGAAGGGAAGATGGAACGTGATTCTTGAATCGACACGTGAACTCATTCGCTTGGCGCTTTCGGAAGACATTGGGCGCGGAGATTGCACGACGGAGGCGATCATTGATCCCGATCAAAAGGCAACGGCCACGGTGTATGTCAAACAGGCGGCAACACTCGCGGGACTCTCGCTCATTCAAGATGTGTTTGCGGCGCTTGATGCGCGTGTTAGGGTTGTGCCTCTTGCAGAGGATGGACAAACCATCGCTGGAAAGACGGCCGTGAGCCGCTTGGAGGGTCCGGCGCGTTCGATTCTTACTGGTGAGCGCACGGCGCTTAATTTTCTTGGACGCCTGACAGGGATCGCAACGCTTACGCGCCTAGCGGTCGCGCAATTGGAAGGAACGCGCGCAAAGCTGCTTGACACGCGAAAGACGACGCCTGGTTGGCGGGTTCTTGAGAAGTACGCGGTGCGTATGGGTGGCGGGCATAATCACCGTTTTGGACTCGACGATATGGTGCTGATTAAAGATAACCACATCGCGTTGTGTGGGGGTGTCGCCCAAGCAGTCTCTCGTGCGCGCGCGCACATTGGCTTGTCGCAAAAGATTGAAGTGGAAGTCGACACGATGGAACAACTCGTCGAAGCGTTAGAAACGAGCGCTGACATGATTCTTCTTGACAACATGAATCAAGACCAGTTGCGCCAGGCTGTAAAGTGGACGAAAGGCCGTGTCCCGCTTGAGGCTTCTGGCAATATCTCGCTGCAAACCATCGCAGGCATTGCCGCGAGCGGGGTGGATTATCTTTCGATGGGAGCGCTGACGCATTCTGCGGCGAGTGTTGACGTAGGGCTTGATATTGTCTTTTCCTGAGTGAGGGATGCAGGAGTGAAAACTGTCGTTTCGGATTTTGTGATCATCGGCAGTGGCCTTGCCGGAAGTGTTGCAGCATATGCGCTGAGCCGATACGGGGATGTGTTGCTGCTCTCAAAAGAGCCTTCCACAAAGAGCAACTCGTTTGCCGCGCAGGGAGGAATCGCCGCGGCGGTTGGGCTTGATGATGCTCCGGAGCTTCATCAACTCGATACACTGTTGGCAGGTGGAGATCTCTGCGATCCAAAGGTTGTCTCGCAGGTGACAACCCGCGCGCCGGAGATTGTGCGCTGGCTCGCAGATTTGGGTGTTCCTTTTGATCGCGCACCGTCTGGCGTGTGGCGATTGGGGCTTGAAGGCGCGCATTCGCGCAAACGAATTCTTCACGCGGGAGGCGACGCGACAGGGCGGCGCATGATGGAGACCTTGCGCGGTGCGGTTGAGGCAATCCCAAACGTTGTTCGGATACCGCATGTCCGCATTCACTCGCTTATGGAAAATTCGCGCGGTGAAGTGATGGGCGCGCGCGGATGGGTTTTGAATGGTGGGAAGGAGCCGCACCGCTTTTTTGCGCGCCGCGCCACGGTCCTTGCGACGGGCGGCGGCGGTCAGTTGTTTTTGCGCACCACGAATCCTCCCGGTGCGACAGGAGACGGGATCGCGCTTGGATATCGCGCGGGTGCGCGGCTGCGCAATCTGGAATTTGTCCAGTTTCATCCGACGGCGCTCGACGTAGACGGCGCGCGCGGTTTTCTCATTTCTGAGGCGGTGCGCGGCGCGGGGGGCGTACTCGTCGATGAGAATCAGCGCAGGATCATGGCCGAGTATCCGCGTCTTGATCTCGAACCGCGCGATGTGGTGTCACGCGTCATTTACACGGAGATGGAAAAAGGGAAAACGATCTACTTAGACTGTCGCTTGATTCGAGATTTTCCAGTGAAATTCCCGACAATCGATCACGTCTGCCACACACTTGGCTTTGATCCTGCTGTAGATTTGTTGCCCGTCGCGCCTGCAGCGCATTTTATGATGGGCGGAATTCACACAGACCTTTCCGGACAGACGTCTGTTCCGGGGCTTTATGCGACGGGGGAAGTGGCGTGTACAGGCTTGCATGGCGCGAATCGACTTGCGAGCAATTCTCTTTTAGAATGTGTAGTAATGGGCCATGCGCTGGCAGAGTCGCTGCATGGCATGAGGGATGAGCGCATGTTGTTTCGCGATGAAGCGTGCGCGGCGGCGCCTGATGGAGAAGAGGCGGAACTTGCGGAAGATGTGCTGATCGACGTGCGAGAGATCCTCTGGAAAACGGCGGGTATTGTGCGTGAACAAAAAACGATGGAACAGGGACTTCACGCACTGCGCGCACTGGCAGAAGAGCACGGCATGTCTTTTGCAGTGGAGACAGCCACGCTGATCTTGCAGTCGGCGCTCTCCCGAAAAGAGAGCCGGGGCGCGCATTTTCGCAGCGATCATCCGCATGTTGACACAGCGCTTTGCGGAGTGGACACGGAGATTTCGCTAAAGAGGATGGACCGTGTAAGGAGTTTCTGAAATGTTCGGGGTAGAACGGAATCCGCATTTTATGTTTCATTTCAGCGATCCACGCGGTCAGATCCGGCCGCGCGTTTTTACGGATCCGAAAACGGTGTTGATCGCTCACTCGTCCACAGAGGTGCGACAGGCGCTTGAACAGGTTGACGCTTGGGTCAAAAAAGGATACTACGCGGCTGGGTATTTGTCATATGAGGCGGCGCCGGCGTTTGACCCGGCGTTTGACGTGGCGGAAGGCTCGAAAATTCCGCTGCTCTTTTTTGCCATTTTTGAGCGTGAAACAAACGCTTTGTGGGATGCTGACTGCGCGCGGTATGAATGTTCGTCTTGGCGGGCCGACACGTCGCCTGAAACCTATGACGCGCATCTGGGAAGGATTAAACACGCGATCGCGCAAGGGGAAACGTATCAGGTTAACTACACCATGAGATTGCGGGCGCAATTTGCCGGAGACGATCTCACGTATTATCACGCTTTGCGCGAGGCGCAGCAGGCGAATTATTGCGCTTATCTGAATATCGGGCGGTTTCGTATCCTCTCGGCGTCTCCCGAACTGTTTTTTCGATTGGAAGGAAAGCGCGTCATCACGCGTCCGATGAAAGGGACGGTCCGGCGCGGACGATGGCTGCAAGAAGATGAGCAATTGGCTGCGTGGCTTCATGGGTCTGAGAAAAACCGCGTCGAGAATGTGATGATTGTCGATTTGCTGCGAAACGATCTGTCAAAGATTCCCGGGGCTTGCGAAATTTCTGTCCCTTCGCTCTTTGCGCTGGAGCGTTATCCGACAGTTCATCAGATGACTTCCACGGTTTCTGCGGAAATTGGCGAACACGCGACGTTTGTCGATGTGCTTGAAGCGCTGTTTCCATGCGGTTCGATCACGGGCGCGCCAAAGATCAGTACGATGCGCTTGATCGCAGAGCTCGAAAGGCAGCCGCGCGAGATTTACTGTGGCGCGATTGGCTTGATTGAGCCGGGGGGAGATGCGACGTTTAACGTGGCGATCCGGACGCTTTTGCTCGATGGTGAAACAGGTGAGGCGCTGTATGGCGTTGGCGGCGGCATCACGTGGAATTCAGAGCCGCGTGATGAGTATGCAGAGGCGCTAACCAAGGCATCGCTTCTCGATGTGCATGCGGGCGCGTTTGAATTGCTAGAAACGATGCGCCTGGAGTGCGGCGCGTACATGCTGCTTGAGCGGCATCTTAAACGGTTGTCTGAGTCGGCGCAGTATTTTGGGATGGCCGCAGACCTTCTTGAGGTGCGCCGACGTTTAGCTGAGTACGCCGCGCTTTACGGGGATGAGCGGCGCAGGGTTCGCCTTTTGGTCTCAAAGGATGGGGAGTATCGCATCGAGAGCACCCCTATTCATGCGCTTCCCGATGAGCCGTTGCAAGTGGCGGTGGCGAAGGTGCCGATCTCGTCTTCGCTGCGGTTTCTCTACCACAAGACGACGCAGCGCGCGGTCTATGAAACACAGCAAAAGGATAGCCCAGGCTGCTTTGATGTGCTCTTGTGGAATGAGCGTGGGGAGCTTACGGAGTTTACCAACGGGAACCTCGTTTTGGAAATGGATGGGCGTCTCGTCACGCCAGCGCGCGACAGTGGATTGCTTGCGGGCACGTTTCGCGGGCTTCTTCTTGACGCAGGGATCTTGAAGAAAAGGTCTTGACGATGGCAGACGTTCGTCGCGCGTCGCAGGTGTGGTTGATCAATTCCGTACGCGGGTGGGTGTTGGTCCACGTTGAATAGCATCGCAGGCCTCGTGTATGCGCATACGCGTGTTTTTTTGGTTGACGCATAGGGTACGGGGGTATACTATAAATGGCAGGTGGTGACAGCATGTACGGTTATCAAAAGGATGCAGAAGATTTATTGAACAGGTTGCGCAAAGTGGAAGGCCAGGTGCGCGGCATTCAAAAGATGATCCAGGAGGATCGCTATTGTGTGGATATTTTGACGCAAATTTCTTCGATCAAATCGGCGCTCGCAAAAGTCGAGTTGGCGCTCCTTGAGAGCCACACGCGCGGATGCGTGGTGGACGCCATTCAAGGTGGCGGAGGGGATGAGAAGATCGACGAATTGATGCGCGTGATCAGGGCGAGTATGAAGGGATAGAGGTGTTCGCAGATGGCAGAGGCAGTTCTTGAAACGGAGCGCGTCCCCTCCGAGCAGATTCAGATGAACATCACGGGAATGACGTGCGCGGCGTGTGCGGCGCGTATCGAGAAACAGTTGAACAAAGCGCCGGGTGTCGTGCGTGCGAGTGTCAATCTCGCGAGCGAAAAGGCGGTTGTGGAGTATGCTGCTGGGACACTGACGCCAGACGCGATCATTCGTGTCATTGAGAAGACAGGGTATGGCGCGGAACCGGTCACGGAGGCGTTGGGCGAGGAGCGCGAGGATCAGCGCATTGCGTATCGCAACTTGCGAGACGCGTTTTGGGTGGGCGTCGTGTTGACGCTGCCCCTCTTGATCCAGATGGTCAGCGGATTTATCCCACACGCGTCTTTTATGCTCCCTGTGTGGCTGCAAATCGCGCTTGCGACACCAGTTCAGTTTGTGGTGGGCTGGCGCTTTTACAAAGGGGCGTATCACGCCCTGCGCGGCGGCGCGCCAAACATGGATGTGCTCGTCTCTTTGGGGACATCGGCCGCCTATTTGTTCAGTTTGGCAGTCGTCATCTGGCGCATCCCGTCTGGTCTCTACTTTGACTCGGCGGCGCTGATCACGACGCTCATTTTGATGGGCAAACTGCTTGAGCATAAGGCGAAGGCGCAGACGTCGCGCGCGGTGCGGGCGCTCGTAAAGTTGCAGGCAAAAACGGCGCGCGTGATTCGCGACGGTCAAGAGATGGACATTCCCACAGAGCAGGTGGTGACAGGGGATGAGCTGCTCGTGCGGCCGGGGGAGAGCCTCCCGGTGGACGGGATCATCCTGTCGGGGCGGACGTCGATTGATGAATCGATGCTGACGGGAGAGAGCATGCCTGTGGCAAAAGAGGCGGGCAGTGCGGTGTTTGGCGCGACACTCAACAAGGAAGGCGCATTTCACATGCGGGCGACCAAGGTGGGGCGCGACACGGCGCTGGCGCAGATCATTCGCATGGTGGACGAGGCGCAGGGGTCGAAGGCGCCGATTCAACAGCTGGCAGACAAGGTGTCGGGGATTTTTGTGCCGATTGTGCTTGTTGTATCACTCGTGACGTTTATCGGGTGGTATTTTGCGGCCGGGTTCACGCACGCGCTGATCAATGCGGTGGCGGTTCTGGTCATCGCGTGCCCCTGTTCGCTTGGTCTTGCGACGCCGACGGCGATCATGGTGGGGACAGGAAAAGGCGCCGA encodes the following:
- a CDS encoding metal-sensitive transcriptional regulator; translated protein: MAGGDSMYGYQKDAEDLLNRLRKVEGQVRGIQKMIQEDRYCVDILTQISSIKSALAKVELALLESHTRGCVVDAIQGGGGDEKIDELMRVIRASMKG
- the nadC gene encoding carboxylating nicotinate-nucleotide diphosphorylase, yielding MILESTRELIRLALSEDIGRGDCTTEAIIDPDQKATATVYVKQAATLAGLSLIQDVFAALDARVRVVPLAEDGQTIAGKTAVSRLEGPARSILTGERTALNFLGRLTGIATLTRLAVAQLEGTRAKLLDTRKTTPGWRVLEKYAVRMGGGHNHRFGLDDMVLIKDNHIALCGGVAQAVSRARAHIGLSQKIEVEVDTMEQLVEALETSADMILLDNMNQDQLRQAVKWTKGRVPLEASGNISLQTIAGIAASGVDYLSMGALTHSAASVDVGLDIVFS
- the nadA gene encoding quinolinate synthase NadA, which codes for MSALQHATALQQEIRLWKEKRNAVILAHNYELPEIQDIADVLGDSLALARAAAKTDADVIVFCGVHFMAETASILNPEKTVLLPDLEAGCSLADSINVEQLKAWKAEHPGAVVVSYVNTSAEVKAESDYCCTSSNAVNVVRAIPEDREILFLPDMFLGSYVQRVTGRQNMHIWLGECHVHAGITPTDVNNVTRAHPRAELLIHPECGCSTSSMYMLAEGLLPQDKTHLLSTGGMLDYAKTSSSDTFIVATETGILHQMEKANPEKRFVAANPHAICPFMKKITLHNVLAALQEMKNVIDVPSEIRARAKTPIDRMVAIG
- the pabB gene encoding aminodeoxychorismate synthase component I, yielding MFGVERNPHFMFHFSDPRGQIRPRVFTDPKTVLIAHSSTEVRQALEQVDAWVKKGYYAAGYLSYEAAPAFDPAFDVAEGSKIPLLFFAIFERETNALWDADCARYECSSWRADTSPETYDAHLGRIKHAIAQGETYQVNYTMRLRAQFAGDDLTYYHALREAQQANYCAYLNIGRFRILSASPELFFRLEGKRVITRPMKGTVRRGRWLQEDEQLAAWLHGSEKNRVENVMIVDLLRNDLSKIPGACEISVPSLFALERYPTVHQMTSTVSAEIGEHATFVDVLEALFPCGSITGAPKISTMRLIAELERQPREIYCGAIGLIEPGGDATFNVAIRTLLLDGETGEALYGVGGGITWNSEPRDEYAEALTKASLLDVHAGAFELLETMRLECGAYMLLERHLKRLSESAQYFGMAADLLEVRRRLAEYAALYGDERRRVRLLVSKDGEYRIESTPIHALPDEPLQVAVAKVPISSSLRFLYHKTTQRAVYETQQKDSPGCFDVLLWNERGELTEFTNGNLVLEMDGRLVTPARDSGLLAGTFRGLLLDAGILKKRS
- the nadB gene encoding L-aspartate oxidase, which encodes MKTVVSDFVIIGSGLAGSVAAYALSRYGDVLLLSKEPSTKSNSFAAQGGIAAAVGLDDAPELHQLDTLLAGGDLCDPKVVSQVTTRAPEIVRWLADLGVPFDRAPSGVWRLGLEGAHSRKRILHAGGDATGRRMMETLRGAVEAIPNVVRIPHVRIHSLMENSRGEVMGARGWVLNGGKEPHRFFARRATVLATGGGGQLFLRTTNPPGATGDGIALGYRAGARLRNLEFVQFHPTALDVDGARGFLISEAVRGAGGVLVDENQRRIMAEYPRLDLEPRDVVSRVIYTEMEKGKTIYLDCRLIRDFPVKFPTIDHVCHTLGFDPAVDLLPVAPAAHFMMGGIHTDLSGQTSVPGLYATGEVACTGLHGANRLASNSLLECVVMGHALAESLHGMRDERMLFRDEACAAAPDGEEAELAEDVLIDVREILWKTAGIVREQKTMEQGLHALRALAEEHGMSFAVETATLILQSALSRKESRGAHFRSDHPHVDTALCGVDTEISLKRMDRVRSF
- a CDS encoding heavy metal translocating P-type ATPase, with the translated sequence MAEAVLETERVPSEQIQMNITGMTCAACAARIEKQLNKAPGVVRASVNLASEKAVVEYAAGTLTPDAIIRVIEKTGYGAEPVTEALGEEREDQRIAYRNLRDAFWVGVVLTLPLLIQMVSGFIPHASFMLPVWLQIALATPVQFVVGWRFYKGAYHALRGGAPNMDVLVSLGTSAAYLFSLAVVIWRIPSGLYFDSAALITTLILMGKLLEHKAKAQTSRAVRALVKLQAKTARVIRDGQEMDIPTEQVVTGDELLVRPGESLPVDGIILSGRTSIDESMLTGESMPVAKEAGSAVFGATLNKEGAFHMRATKVGRDTALAQIIRMVDEAQGSKAPIQQLADKVSGIFVPIVLVVSLVTFIGWYFAAGFTHALINAVAVLVIACPCSLGLATPTAIMVGTGKGAENGILIKGGEALEQAHRLTAVILDKTGTITSGRPEVTDVAALSDRVWERDLLALAASVERESEHPLGAAIVSHAQAQGLILPTAKDTTAIPGYGVRAMVEGMLVLIGNRAFMEREGVVLEDKADRQADRL